Below is a genomic region from bacterium.
GGCGAAGATCCCTTCGTCGAAGGCGACGAGTTGCTGGGCCGCGGCAACGTCCGCGCCGGTCACCCCGATCCACCGTCCCTCAGATGCCTGGATGCTGCGCCAGGCCCAGGCCCCGTCGAGCGGTCGGTAATACGCGCCGCTGCGGTACGGCTCTTCGTCCAGCCGGTGGATCGGCGCATGCCCGCGGTCCGTCACCTGCCCCCCACTGATCCGCGGGATCCGGGGAGCCAGCCCCATCGCAGCAAGCTCCACGAACCCCTTGTGCACGCCTCCCAACAGCCCCCCGCCGCCCACGCAGCAGAACACCTGGTCCGGCGGGCCGCCAAGGGACGCCGCGATCTCAAACGCAATCGTCTTGCCTCCCTCCACCATGTACGGGTTCACAGGCCGTGCCGACACCATCGGCACCTTGCCGTGCTGCAGAGCGTACTGCTGCATCCTGGTGTAGACGGCGAAATACCGGCCGATGTCCTCGGTGGAGGGCAGGAGCTTGACCTGCGCGCCGTACATCGAGATCTGCAGCCGCTTCGACTCGGCCGTGTCCACCGAGACCCACACCTCGGCATCGAAGCCGGCACGGGCGCAGTACGCAGACAGCGCCACGCCTACGTTGCCCGAGGAGACCGCCGCGAAGTTTGTCTTGCCCGCATCCGCGGCCTTGGAGATCGCGATCGACACCTGCCGATCTTTGAACGAACCCGTGGGACTAGCGTACTCCAGCTTCAGGTACAGGCGGTCCAGGCCGAGGCGCGCCGCCAGCCCGCGGCTACGGAGGAGCGGGGTGCTCCCCTCTCCCAGCGTCACGATCGCCTCGTCGCGCACTGCGGGCAGCGCCGCGCGGAACCGGTCCCAGATGCTGCCGTGCCCAGTCCACGTTCGCGCGAACTCGCCAGCCGCCCGCGCGTAGTCGTAGAGGACCTCCAGTTCACCGCCGCACGCGTCGCACCGGTACCGGAGCCCACCCGGGTACGATCGGCCGCAACTCACGCACCGCAGCGTCTCGGTCATGGCCGCCTCCTCCGTCTCCTCCACGCCCCGCCCCGTCACGGCCGCGCCGCTGCACCTGTCTGGCGTCTCGGGTTGAACAGGTCGCTCAGGCCGTCGCCCAGCAGGTTGAGC
It encodes:
- a CDS encoding pyridoxal-phosphate dependent enzyme, translated to MTETLRCVSCGRSYPGGLRYRCDACGGELEVLYDYARAAGEFARTWTGHGSIWDRFRAALPAVRDEAIVTLGEGSTPLLRSRGLAARLGLDRLYLKLEYASPTGSFKDRQVSIAISKAADAGKTNFAAVSSGNVGVALSAYCARAGFDAEVWVSVDTAESKRLQISMYGAQVKLLPSTEDIGRYFAVYTRMQQYALQHGKVPMVSARPVNPYMVEGGKTIAFEIAASLGGPPDQVFCCVGGGGLLGGVHKGFVELAAMGLAPRIPRISGGQVTDRGHAPIHRLDEEPYRSGAYYRPLDGAWAWRSIQASEGRWIGVTGADVAAAQQLVAFDEGIFAEPQGAYAVAALQAACAEGAIPSGDTVVCTITGSGLKDMEAALRFQENPRYRTPVDAVFS